AAAAGTAACTTCAAACATCATTACATCAAAACCTTGAAGAGCTCCTTTTGTAACATTTGAAATATCTATATCCGCAAAATTTCCTGACGAACCTAAATCGCTGATGAACTTAGCTAAAGCAGCATTAGGATCAGCATTTGTACTCTTTACAAGTCCGGAGAACGAGCCAGTCTTTGTTTCAGAATTAATCTCCATTGAATTTAGGAAAACTTCGCGGGGAGCAAGCATACTAATTTTCTTAAGCAGTAAACCTACGGGAACCTCCCTGCTTCTTAGCGAAGAAACAAAATTATCAAACGCATCTGTCCTTGCTTTAATATCTTTTATTTCGCTGATTACCTTAAGCTGGAATTCAGCATTATCAAGCCGTTTTTGATATACATCTACTCCGACATGCGCCAGAAGATAAAAAACTAAAAGCAATAACGCAGCGATAAAGAATACCCAACGTAAAGACATAACCTGTAATTTTTCAATTTTTTCAGAACGATATTCTTGAGGCAAAAGGTTTATATTGTTTTCATAGTCAAGACCTGAAGCTACAAACGCATAATTCTCTAAAAGCACGTCTGATTCTATGCCTGCACCTGCCTTAAGATTGCCAATAAGCGGAAAGTTTTCAATATTAAGAGCCGAAGCCTCTTGTAAAAACTTATCTAAATTCGGAACTTTTAAGCCTTTCCCGTTTAAATAAATTTTTTCAATCGCTGCGCCTTTAAATTGAGTTTCATAGTATGCTAAAGAACGTTTAATTTCCTGAATCAACATATCTAAAGGAGAACGCAATAGCCCTAAAATCTGGCTTGCAGCAAATTTATCTTTATACGCTTCCTTGTCTCCCCACGGAATACCGCCTTTAAATAAGATATCGTTTATCTCTTCCGGATTTAGCTGTAACTTGCCTTTCTCAGTTATTAAAACCGATGAAAGCGCTTTTCTTAATTCATTAACAGAAAAAGGCAATTCGCGGTAAAATTCCAGTTTTTCATTTTTACAAATCACAAAATAACTCTTATTTTCGTCAACATGCAAGATCCCTACAGTCTTCTTGGAGTCTTCAGAGAAATATTTATTGATTAGGTTCACATAACCAAAAGGAGCCAATACAACAGCCAGGCAGCTTAATCCTAACCCCTTAATCATCTCAACCTGGCTCTTGACTTCATTTTCTTTGACAGCAACACACTCTATATCATATTCCCTTGAACCATCTTCCTTAGTAAGCGTATTTATTATCTGGAATCCCACAACAGCATCAGACAGCTCAATTGGCAAATCATCCTTAATCTTCCATTTGATAGCATCAAGAAGCTCTTTATCGGGGATAACCGGCATTTGCAGGCGCTTACTAAATACTAAGCTTTGAGAAGGGACTAAGATTGCGTTTTTATGAAAAATATTGTTTGCTTTGAGGAAGTCACGAATACTACTCTGGATTAGTTGTTCTTTTTTTCCTTCGGGGATTGAAAGAGACTGGAATGCCTTTATTTCTACTTCACCGGAAAGTTTTAAATCAAAAAGTTTTAGAAAACCCGGCTCAATACCAATAACGATGACTGAATTGACCTTCTTTGAAAACCTTCCAATCAAGTTATCAATATTCATGTTAATTATTATATCACAATAAACTTTGTTTAAAAACAAAAAGTCTCTTAAGGCCTTAATACTTCTACCGCCACAGGAAAGCCTTATTTATTATTTTATCTCTGTTTCTTGGATTTTTCTACTTTTTTCTTTTTATCCCTAGCTGCTTTTTCTTTAGCAACACACTCTTTTTCAAGCTCATTTAGAGCTTGAGCTGCCGTAAAATATGTTTTATCATAGCGGAGTGCTTCACTATAACAAAACTTTGATAAATCCAAGTTACCTTTATTCCGATAGATCATCCCCAAATTACACCAAGCCCTTGGCTGGCTGGGATTAATCAATAAAGTAACCCAGCAATAAGAAAGCGCCTGCTCTATAGAACCAACCGTAAAACATGAACCAGCTAAATTATTATATGCTTCATAACCATTAGGGAAATTATTAATATTAGTTTCCCAGAAAGTTATAATATCCTTAAAATCGCGATTATGCTGCAGAGTTAATATACCATAACAAGATATAAATAAAACTAATGCAGCCATGGCAATAATTCTTAGGACTTTCTTTAATGATTCTGCTTTATCGTTAATTAAATTCCATACTTTTAAAAAAAGGTAAGCTAGAAAAATACAAAATCCCGCTGAAGGCAAAAACATGTAGCGCTCAGAAATTACATTGCAAACAGGAACAATATTTGAATACGGAAGAAATGTTACATAGAAAAACATAATCCCGAATGATACTGGCTTATGATTCTTCAGGCATTTAACAAAAAGAGTTGCTGAAGCGATAATTACAGCTATACCGCCAAAGAAAGCAGGTGTAACATACTGAATATTAAGGGCATCATACGCAAAAGGGTGAAAAAGCCCTCTTTTTATCGGCAGATAAAGTATTTTTACGTAATAAACAAGTGCTTTAACCGCAACCACAAGATAACGGGCACCTCTAAATTGTATAATAATATGGATTGTTTTGTCTCTGGTCATAAAAAATTTGATAGCAACCATTGCAGCAATTACTAGAATCGCGGCAATGATTAATATACGTAATAAAACAGTTCTATCAAATTTCTTTTTTCTAAAGAATATATCAAAAATTATAAACATAAGCGGCAATGTCGCAACAGAATTCCCGCTAAGAAAACACAAGACAGAGAAAATAACAGATAATAAGATATAAAAAATAGACTTGTCCGCTTGAGTATATGCTATCAGGGCAGCAAGATAAAAGAATCCGGCAAAAGCATAATGCCCTCCAGAAATCCAGCTTACCACTTCCGAGTGTATGGGATGGACTGCGAAGATTAATGCGGCCAAAAAAGAAAGGTTTACATTCTCAAATAAAATATTGAATAACACAAAAAGCAAAACAACGCATCCGGAATAGAATAAAACATTAAAAATATGGAATAATAACGGTTTACCCCCACCAAAATGCCAGTTTAAAGCATGGGATGCATCCCAAAGGATACTTTGATGAATACGAAAATCTTTGCTGATGAAATTTTTTAAGTTTTGGATAACAGGGTTGTTAGATATCCCAGAAAAATCATCAATCAGGAAACCCCCTTGGAGGGAATTAAAATAAATACCAAAGCTAATAGCAGCTAGCAACAAAACAAGAATAAGATTTTTAATCTTTTTGGAAGGCATTTTTATAAATAAAATA
This sequence is a window from Candidatus Omnitrophota bacterium. Protein-coding genes within it:
- the pilM gene encoding pilus assembly protein PilM codes for the protein MNIDNLIGRFSKKVNSVIVIGIEPGFLKLFDLKLSGEVEIKAFQSLSIPEGKKEQLIQSSIRDFLKANNIFHKNAILVPSQSLVFSKRLQMPVIPDKELLDAIKWKIKDDLPIELSDAVVGFQIINTLTKEDGSREYDIECVAVKENEVKSQVEMIKGLGLSCLAVVLAPFGYVNLINKYFSEDSKKTVGILHVDENKSYFVICKNEKLEFYRELPFSVNELRKALSSVLITEKGKLQLNPEEINDILFKGGIPWGDKEAYKDKFAASQILGLLRSPLDMLIQEIKRSLAYYETQFKGAAIEKIYLNGKGLKVPNLDKFLQEASALNIENFPLIGNLKAGAGIESDVLLENYAFVASGLDYENNINLLPQEYRSEKIEKLQVMSLRWVFFIAALLLLVFYLLAHVGVDVYQKRLDNAEFQLKVISEIKDIKARTDAFDNFVSSLRSREVPVGLLLKKISMLAPREVFLNSMEINSETKTGSFSGLVKSTNADPNAALAKFISDLGSSGNFADIDISNVTKGALQGFDVMMFEVTFKLK
- a CDS encoding tetratricopeptide repeat protein, which gives rise to ILFIKMPSKKIKNLILVLLLAAISFGIYFNSLQGGFLIDDFSGISNNPVIQNLKNFISKDFRIHQSILWDASHALNWHFGGGKPLLFHIFNVLFYSGCVVLLFVLFNILFENVNLSFLAALIFAVHPIHSEVVSWISGGHYAFAGFFYLAALIAYTQADKSIFYILLSVIFSVLCFLSGNSVATLPLMFIIFDIFFRKKKFDRTVLLRILIIAAILVIAAMVAIKFFMTRDKTIHIIIQFRGARYLVVAVKALVYYVKILYLPIKRGLFHPFAYDALNIQYVTPAFFGGIAVIIASATLFVKCLKNHKPVSFGIMFFYVTFLPYSNIVPVCNVISERYMFLPSAGFCIFLAYLFLKVWNLINDKAESLKKVLRIIAMAALVLFISCYGILTLQHNRDFKDIITFWETNINNFPNGYEAYNNLAGSCFTVGSIEQALSYCWVTLLINPSQPRAWCNLGMIYRNKGNLDLSKFCYSEALRYDKTYFTAAQALNELEKECVAKEKAARDKKKKVEKSKKQR